Proteins from a single region of Methanoculleus taiwanensis:
- a CDS encoding radical SAM protein — translation MVYKHLFGPVPSRRLGVSLGVDLIPHKTCPYDCIYCECGRTTALTCERREYVPAAEVIGELDDYLRMEPALDHITFAGSGEPTLHSGIGEIIGFLKERYPRYRVAVLTNGALLADPQVRSDLASADLVVPSLDAVSESAFAEVNRPCTGVSANSVHEGLIAFSHDFPGEIWLEIFIVPGLNDSEEELTRIRDAIFAIDPDRVQLNTLDRPGTEVWVTPASQRSLERIAAFLGDHRVEVIAACTARESVPSFRADILESIWVTLARRPCTTEDLCRIFSLHPNEMSKYLGILLEKGKIEAVTEERGLFFRLK, via the coding sequence ATGGTTTACAAACATCTCTTCGGCCCTGTTCCTTCCCGCCGTCTCGGCGTCTCCCTGGGCGTCGATCTCATCCCCCATAAGACCTGCCCGTACGACTGTATCTACTGTGAGTGCGGCAGGACGACCGCCCTGACCTGTGAGCGGCGCGAGTACGTCCCGGCGGCTGAAGTGATCGGGGAACTTGACGATTATCTCCGGATGGAACCGGCACTCGACCATATCACCTTTGCGGGATCGGGAGAGCCCACGCTGCATTCCGGTATCGGGGAGATCATCGGGTTCCTCAAAGAGCGTTACCCACGATACCGGGTGGCGGTGCTTACGAACGGCGCCCTCCTCGCCGACCCGCAGGTGCGTAGCGACCTTGCGAGCGCGGATCTCGTCGTCCCCTCCCTTGATGCGGTCTCAGAATCGGCTTTTGCAGAAGTGAACCGCCCATGCACCGGTGTGTCAGCTAACTCTGTCCATGAAGGGCTGATCGCGTTCTCCCACGACTTTCCCGGAGAGATCTGGCTTGAGATCTTTATCGTCCCGGGACTGAACGACTCGGAGGAGGAACTTACCCGGATCCGCGACGCTATCTTCGCGATCGATCCCGATCGGGTACAGTTGAATACGCTCGACCGCCCCGGGACGGAGGTCTGGGTGACGCCTGCCTCCCAGAGATCGCTCGAACGGATCGCCGCATTCCTCGGCGACCACCGGGTCGAGGTGATCGCGGCCTGCACGGCCAGGGAGAGCGTCCCGTCCTTCCGGGCAGATATCCTCGAATCAATCTGGGTGACCCTTGCCCGGCGGCCGTGCACCACCGAGGATCTCTGCAGGATCTTTTCGCTGCATCCAAACGAGATGAGCAAGTACCTCGGCATACTGCTCGAAAAAGGGAAGATTGAGGCGGTAACGGAAGAACGGGGATTATTTTTCCGCCTTAAATGA